From Argopecten irradians isolate NY chromosome 12, Ai_NY, whole genome shotgun sequence, one genomic window encodes:
- the LOC138336400 gene encoding uncharacterized protein isoform X2 — MAIWFLATVLVLGETFTEAAWLELTNVTCAETSHVVEDGSSSVTPYYLTWDGRKLPGNCRVGFNITHLDQFQLCVNVEAFSLETCAFHMQYFDGSSMKQIINCGTLKKEYCVASNELFIKFTTSQKTSSMVTIKVTAKSRADKFLIAIGCVLSAAAFGAFFVTMYALRRSANNEGKSCLIWKCLDVCIPEKTVQPSLTLDYTLHTISLPRAGYINQNQYLVPGGTQPLGEVSTDPPPPYEPPPPSYEEVHNPKFEGRINIQECAISDVRTELTFSGMRL, encoded by the exons ATGGCAATCTGGTTCCTAGCAACGGTACTGGTTCTCGGGGAAACTTTTACAGAAG CGGCGTGGCTTGAGCTTACAAACGTCACATGCGCAGAAACATCACACGTGGTCGAAGACGGAAGCTCTTCAGTAACGCCATACTATCTGACGTGGGACGGGCGCAAACTCCCAGGAAACTGTAGAGTTGGGTTCAACATCACACATCTTGATCAATTTCAACTTTGTGTCAACGTGGAAGCCTTTTCTTTGGAGACGTGTGCCTTTCATATGCAATATTTTGATGGTTCGTCAATGAAGCAA ataattaATTGTGGAACACTGAAGAAGGAATACTGTGTTGCATCTAATGAATTGTTCATCAAATTCACAACTTCACAGAAAACTTCatccatggtaaccattaaAGTCACAGCTAAATCTAGAGCTGATAAAT TTTTGATTGCCATCGGGTGTGTTCTTAGTGCTGCGGCCTTTGGAGCGTTTTTCGTGACAATGTACGCTTTGAGGAGATCTGCCAACAACGAAGGAAAATCTTGTTTGATATGGAAATGTTTGGATGTATGTATTCCGGAGAAAACTGTGCAGCCTTCCTTAACTTTAGACTATACCCTACACACGATTAGCCTTCCACGTGCaggatatatcaatcaaaaccAATATTTGGTGCCCGGAGGAACTCAGCCATTAGGTGAAGTTTCCACGGACCCACCCCCTCCGTACGAACCCCCACCGCCATCATATGAAGAGGTGCACAACCCCAAGTTTGAAGGACGAATTAATATACAAGAATGTGCTATCAGTGACGTCAGAACAGAACTGACCTTTTCTGGAATGAGATTATAG
- the LOC138336400 gene encoding uncharacterized protein isoform X1: protein MAIWFLATVLVLGETFTEAAWLELTNVTCAETSHVVEDGSSSVTPYYLTWDGRKLPGNCRVGFNITHLDQFQLCVNVEAFSLETCAFHMQYFDGSSMKQIINCGTLKKEYCVASNELFIKFTTSQKTSSMVTIKVTAKSRADKSVLIAIGCVLSAAAFGAFFVTMYALRRSANNEGKSCLIWKCLDVCIPEKTVQPSLTLDYTLHTISLPRAGYINQNQYLVPGGTQPLGEVSTDPPPPYEPPPPSYEEVHNPKFEGRINIQECAISDVRTELTFSGMRL, encoded by the exons ATGGCAATCTGGTTCCTAGCAACGGTACTGGTTCTCGGGGAAACTTTTACAGAAG CGGCGTGGCTTGAGCTTACAAACGTCACATGCGCAGAAACATCACACGTGGTCGAAGACGGAAGCTCTTCAGTAACGCCATACTATCTGACGTGGGACGGGCGCAAACTCCCAGGAAACTGTAGAGTTGGGTTCAACATCACACATCTTGATCAATTTCAACTTTGTGTCAACGTGGAAGCCTTTTCTTTGGAGACGTGTGCCTTTCATATGCAATATTTTGATGGTTCGTCAATGAAGCAA ataattaATTGTGGAACACTGAAGAAGGAATACTGTGTTGCATCTAATGAATTGTTCATCAAATTCACAACTTCACAGAAAACTTCatccatggtaaccattaaAGTCACAGCTAAATCTAGAGCTGATAAAT CAGTTTTGATTGCCATCGGGTGTGTTCTTAGTGCTGCGGCCTTTGGAGCGTTTTTCGTGACAATGTACGCTTTGAGGAGATCTGCCAACAACGAAGGAAAATCTTGTTTGATATGGAAATGTTTGGATGTATGTATTCCGGAGAAAACTGTGCAGCCTTCCTTAACTTTAGACTATACCCTACACACGATTAGCCTTCCACGTGCaggatatatcaatcaaaaccAATATTTGGTGCCCGGAGGAACTCAGCCATTAGGTGAAGTTTCCACGGACCCACCCCCTCCGTACGAACCCCCACCGCCATCATATGAAGAGGTGCACAACCCCAAGTTTGAAGGACGAATTAATATACAAGAATGTGCTATCAGTGACGTCAGAACAGAACTGACCTTTTCTGGAATGAGATTATAG